In Pseudanabaena yagii GIHE-NHR1, the following proteins share a genomic window:
- a CDS encoding 2Fe-2S iron-sulfur cluster-binding protein — MATYNVRLYNKKKQIDVTIPVDEDTTILQAAEDAGIELPSSCNAGSCSSCVGKLEEGTVNQEDQNFLDDEQIEKGFALLCVSYPRSDCTIRTHQEPYLV, encoded by the coding sequence ATGGCTACATACAATGTGCGACTGTACAACAAGAAGAAACAGATCGATGTCACAATTCCCGTAGATGAAGATACAACTATTTTGCAAGCCGCAGAGGATGCAGGAATAGAGCTTCCATCTTCTTGTAATGCAGGATCTTGTTCCAGTTGTGTCGGCAAATTAGAAGAAGGCACTGTCAATCAGGAAGATCAGAACTTTCTAGATGACGAACAGATCGAGAAAGGATTTGCCCTTCTTTGCGTCTCTTATCCACGTTCTGACTGTACGATTCGCACCCATCAAGAACCCTA